TTACAGCTCTTTAGTACGTCTTATGCGGGTCAGGATTATTTTTGGCATGATGTGCTGTGTTTATGTTTCAGTTTGTGACTCGTCCTGCAAGCCTTCAAAGATTAAACGACACTAATGCTCCAGACCAGCTCATTTCATATTAAAAACGACACAGTGGCCAGTTTTATGCGCTTCGAAGGAACATTGAATGTTCGTAGGAAAAACTTCCCGTATAACATCGGAAAAGCTACAAAGTATAGGAGAAGAGATAAAACACTTTCACTTTACATACCCTTTTCATATCCCTATATGCAACAGATAAGTGGAACCTAAATCTCGATATAACTTAGGTACTTTAAAAAGCTTCATATTCAAACAATGCACTGCAATAAGCCGACTTTCAGAACTTCTTTAAATAAAGAGAACTAAGTCTGGGAACGTCGAAAACAGTTCAAGTTTCCAAGAATACTTTTCGACAAGCATCCGCATTTATAAATACTCAGATCTTTATGCCGAAAACGGTACAATAAATCAGTATAAGCCAAGAGGCTATTGTTGTCTGATCCTGACAGCGACTTCAGGCCCTTCAGCACCGGATCCAAACTCCTATTGGCAGGCAACTATAATGTAACAAAGTTACAAAGCTAATGAAGTTAACATACTGACACAAAACGCACATTTAAATGTCAGTGCAAACCGCCGACATCCGAGGAAAGGTCACTAAAATAAATAGCAGTTATTGAGCACTTACCAAAAGCAAAGATCGCTGCAACCCCGCCATAAGCAAAAGAAAAACTTGCAACTTGGTGACATCATCATATTCAGAAACTCAACATCAGACGAAAAAGCATAACAACCAGCCGAAtgcaacacacaaaaacacttaaATACCACCGAAGCGTGTAAAACTTTGCTTAGTCCTTTGCACTTACAAAAAAACTTCTATAGCTGGTGTTTTTCTGTATGGTGTGAAACTACAATGTGTAAATTTAGGCTTAAATGCAACTAGATTAGCGACACCTTCTGAGTGTCACATGTGGTCTCTGGCTAAAAAAGGCTTTCACTCCAACTACCCAGTGCTATCTTTGATCTGACAGATTATTTGATGTCCGCACGATTACTTTCTTTCGGTCGTCCCGATTTCTTACTAAACACATTACTCAGCACACGCCACTTGGTGACGCTTTTGAAAAGGTGTGATGCGTCTGTCTGACGCCAGTCCGTGAAATCGGACACCTTGAACCCAGTGGGCAGACGGAGGCCCAGTACTGTACCAGTATATCTTAGCAGAACACCGCGTTATATTTTAGAACTTCGCCTGGTGCCAGGTAGTTTGATATGCGTAGGTAATAACAGTTCTccgattttttatttatatattatgatTATTTAACAGATTATTTATAAATCGGGCACAGGAAAACAATTTGATCTACACTTTTTGTTTTAGAGCCATATTTCTACAATAGTCTTGTTTCATATTAGGTTGCTCACTAAGGAAACCTAAATATGAGAATATACAATATTCAGGGGTTCTGTGTTGGTGTGATGTTAGTTTAGTCAGCCCGTCCTAAACCATATCACTGGCATTTCCAGGACTCTTGTTCTCACTGTGACAGCAGACAGCAGCAAGCAGAGTAAGGCAACAAAAGTGTACTTCACAGTACGCCGTCTCACATGTATTACCGTAACAGACTTTTCTTTTCCACAGACTATAGTTTTAAGTAATCTGTGGTCTTTAACAGACCAATGCAATTTTTGTGTAATGGAGATACACCACTAACAATCCATTAATGAACTACATACTCCATCTTCTGGCAagaataacacattacagcacacaggatttcatttttaacaaatcatcaatcttatccagaaagggtcgCTGTAAAGGCGGGTTTTCACTGGAATTCCCTAATTagatcactaattagaggactagTTGGctaaagagtcctcacacctgggtttgaacagctgacctaaaggttatctcaaaaacctgcatacacaccggccctttgtggataagattgctcacccctgacacacacacacacacacacacacacacacacacacacacacacacacacacacacacacacacacacagtgtcctCTATTAAGAGGACATAAAGTACAGAACGTAACATGATTGTACAGGATATCAAGTCAAACATTTCATCATGTAGTAAGAGCACACTAGTCCTCATATCTATTGAGTTTGATTAGTTACAAACTTGATTAAGCATTCATAAATCTCTAATtttctaaatatatatattatacacaatTAATATATTATGGTTAATTTTCATAAAACATACATGAGTTTGCATTGAAAGTCGCAGCATCCTCTGGGAGGCCAGCAAACAGGAACAGCGCTGAGAGCCAAGCTTGAGCTTGGTCATTTCGGACAGTACTCACCTGAAGAAGCTCCAGTAGAGGCCAGCATGAAGGACACCGGTCCCTTTGTGTAGATAGTTGAGACAGATTGGAGGCCTGTCTAACATAGTTAACGTGAGCCAGCAAAAGCCACTCCCTCCCTTTTCTAATGGACAGTAATGCTGTTAGTAGGAAAGAAGCTTCTTAGACTGCGTCTGCATATTGCATAAACTAAAGGCCTTAGTATCTGAAGTCTCCAGCGCTATCTCTAATTAACATTTTTTCCTCTAACTGCTGACATTTCTTTTTTAGTAATTTCACAATATAAACATCCTTGATAAGCAGTGACCACTCACAAATTGCCAACCACATCTCATCAAATAACAAGGGAGGACTAATACAAGAAGCTCACATGCAGGAGAGTGGAGGGAAAGGGGAGGGATCGAGGACCGTCACGGCAGATTTTTAAGGTGCACCCTTGAGTTCCTATCCACAAACTGCCACGTCAGAGAGGTTAGGAAAACAAATGCTGGATTGACCTCTCAAACTGTATGAACTGGCCAACAAAACAAATGATATGTTATAAATACAGCTACAATGCACAGCAATACATTGTGAAACTTGTGCGTATAAATAGAACAGCAGCTTCATGCAAATATTTGcccgaagcaaaaaaaaataaattagttCAGAATACTTGTAAAATTAGGTGAGCAGTGCATGTGCTTACCAGAATTGGTGCAGACCACCTTAAGAACTGTATGTGGTTGCATGTTTCCAGTTTATTGATCTGGTGATCTAACACTTAGGAAGGATGGTTCAGACAGTTGGCTCCATTACTAAAATGTTTTGCTGATAAACACAGTTTCCAGGACAAAATGTTCCTGAGTAACACTAGGATTGTTACTGAGTCTGCTTGAGTTGGGCTTATGAtttttaaacaatttttttGACTAGAACAAGACATTGTTGAATCAATACATGCATTTTATATCATGAATAAATATTATCCGAGGCTTCTTGAAAAGAATTCGGATCGCCTGCAAGCCAAAATTTTTATAATCAGATCTTTAAATACAACCTGGCATTTACCACATGTAAAACATTGTATAGCCGTTTATTTTATTGCTGTAGCGATGTGCAGAGGCATGCTGTCAATAAGCAGAATTTATGATGTTCTAATTTGATTTAACTTTTTGGAACAGAGATACAATGATGTCTATTAATTCTTTAGCACAATGCAGAAACATAATATAAAATTCTAGAAATGCTATCCATTGACaaatatttttactttaatGATTGCAGCTAGTGCTCCAAGTTAATTTGATTTTGGTGACAGTTTTATTGTTTACCCAGTACAATATGTGCAGTGTTTACTTTTTACAGTACAGCATCTCTAATGACATGATTTACCGATTTGCACAACAGCTGGGGACTTCATAAATATTCAGGTTTACTGTGTGTGAAGGTTCAGTAATTTAACCAGCAATCAGTCTTCTGGTCCAAttatgattaattttcttattacctgaattaaaatgtaattttgttcatttaccatttatattatAGCATGAATATATGAGTAGGTCTCATGAATTGGGAGTGCGAGGAATGACCATTTGGTACACCATGCACCAATAATAACAGATGACGGAATCTAGACATAATGATCAATAGTCTATTTATAGGCTGTATTATGTACCTTTATAGATCCAAGGTTTTGCATCAGAAATGTCAGCCAAATGATTTTTGATTGTTATTTTTATGTACATACCATGGCAAGAGACAATTACCATAAATGTAATGGTTACAATGTCATTAATGTTTCCATGAAGCATTCACTACgtataaaatatatgtatacatatcaAATAATGTAATAGTGAataatacatacagtatattggTATGATAATGGttgatgaataataatattaaaatgaTATATAGTATTTGAAAAGGATCAGTGTataatattcattcattcattccctaGTTCTACTTGACTGCATAAGAGAAATTGTGTGGAGTCCTTCtgagaagcacagggcacaagacacaTGGCTGTCCATTATGGGGCACATGCCGACATACACCATCATATCAGAAAGAAATATTAGGTATGGTCAGTGGCACAGAGGGAATTACCATAACATCTTCTAAGACGTGCgaaagaaattaaaatgaattacATTGTTCATGCTTCTTATCTGAAAAGCACACAAATGCACTACTGTTAATTATGAAACAACTGATtctgttttttaaatgaattcagTGAAATAACTACCAGGAAATATTTGATTACATGTGCCAGGTAAAAATGACCAAGCGTACCCATTATAGATAAGAAGGGAGGTCAAGGTACGTGCTTTATTCACTTCTGACATGCTGTTAGGATATTGATAATACTTCACTGACATGAAGTTAAACAAAATTGGGTAACAAACTTATGCATGGAGTAACGTactcaaaaaaataacacattattACTCTCAAATAATTTCTACACATTAAGgtttaatatgtttaataattaatattggttATTAAAATTAACAATGCAGTTTTTGTATCGATtgttttgattaatttgttagtAAATAATTACAGTAATTTTATCATTGTGATCTGGTTCAAGTATATATCAGAAACGTCTTTTAATTTTTCCAAAATAATCTCAGAAACCCACATGCTTATTAACTTTGCAAACTGGGAAAGACTTAAGATGGTAGACACGTACTTCCTGCTTTCAAATGCTACCCTCTGGGGCAGCTTCATTTTATAAGGCCACACAAGGTTTTTTTAGTCAGTGTAAATGCATGGAGTAGACTAAACAAAGTAGAGCTTGaagggccaaatggcctcctctcatttgtaaatttcttatgttcatgTTGTATTGTAATCAAATTAGGGATTCTAATTTTAATTTGAGATCATCACATTGGGAGAAGATGCATTTGATTGCTCCTAAGCAGCTCCTGGCAGCTCTCTTAACCTTTTTCTTAGTGGTAGGTTGCCAGGTGGAAGGTCTTGGCTTCTCACCTCACCCCAAAGGAGGATCAGTCCAGAGATTGGTATCAGGTGTGGGGGATAGAGCACAATCCTGTTGGAATGTGCATTTCTCAATCTTGATGAACAAATTGTTTTGGACAAGGTATTGAACAATCTTACAGCCATGTTGCATGTCGTCCCATTcactgcaagaaaaaaaatcaaaagatCATCAAGGTAGACAAAAACAAACTGGTCCTGTTGTCATTTATCATATTTTGAAAAACAGGCAGTATATTGGTCAGCCCAAAGGGCTTCACAGGGTACTCATTGTGACGAGTAGGCATTAAAGGCCGTATTACACTCATCACTCCCCCATATCCTTATTAGATGATCAGCATTACGTAGTTTAGTAAAAACGTTATCCCCCAGATGAAAGATGTCATGACACTCACAATGATAGAAGAGTAGAAGTTCAGTTGAACAtattaaaatactgtataaATATAAAAGATCAAACCTCTTGCATGTAACATGTGACTGGAAGACGCAGGCCAAAATTGTCTAGGACCTCACATAGAGGGGTGAACCTGAGATGCTAGGTGTCAAGGGTGAACATTATAGCAATGCTGTAGTCTGATCAACAAGAAATTGATGAAAGAGGATTCTCCCCATGTTGCACAGACTTGCTTTGAGTCATCAagcctcctcctgcagtccaaaggcatGTAGGTAGGTAATTTGACCTTCATACATGACCCACAGAGATGGTATGTTGTGCTAGTATATGAGATAGATTGGCTTTCCATCTGGGGTGTACATCAGCCTTGTGCTCCGTGCTGCCCGAAATAGGTTTTAGCCCCACCCCCTAACTCAAcccaaccctgaccaggataagcagttagaagatgcaTGTACGATTTGTTCCACCTGTCTCTCTGTGTTTGACTTGGTATGTCCTGTGTGGAGAAAGACAGATACCCAACACATTTGAATGAGTTGTGTTTCCCACTCAAACAACTGTGTTTTCCATGTTTTTCCCATTCATACCCCGAAAAGCATAATGCTAAAATTATAAGCCTCTTTATAAGtagcatccatccattaatccataaACAGTCATCCAATGTAGGTCCCTGGCCCAAAAAGTCACACGAAGCCATTAACCTAATGCTATTTCGGTAAATAAGCACAGATGCTTCTTCGAGCAATAAAACTGAAGGAACTGATTTAATGCTCAGGAATATCCAAAATGAGTACTTGCCCAAACACAAGAACACATGGCATTTCTTGAACACTGATACACTTTGGGCAATTCAGGGGCACCGATTCACATGCTTTTAGGCTCAATCCCAAACTACACCGTCAACACTCCATCTTAATTATGAACTACACTTACACTGAGTTGACCTTACAATGCATCCTATGTACTTAAACTGAAGGAAATTTTCCCAAGAAAGATTTGAGACAGACTCACCCTCACCACACCTTTTTCAGTCTTCTTCACAAAAAAGAGGAAATGCATTATGTTGTGACATGACACGATCGCTCGCTCAAGAAACTGTATTGTAAtttctttaataatgagtggAATTAGTTAGGAAATTCAAATAGTTTATCAGCTGCAAGACAAAATTTGAAGTTTGTATCCGTTTTGATATAGATATTATATAATCTGGGCCATACTGTCAGAAATGTGATGTATCGTCGTCTGATTAGTATTGCATAATTGAATAAAAAGACAAATATGATTGTCATACCTATCCAACTCGTGAAAACAAACTGTATGCAGCTTGAAGGTAGCTTTCAGTAACTTGTATGTTTTTAAACATTGTCACATTAACTTAATACTAACTTGATatttaatgttttgttttattatgcATTGTTTTCTTACTTTTATATGGCAATACATCATCCTCAATATTTTTTCACACTGTTCTGTTTTCTGTATGCAAAGCATTGTGGGATATGAAAGTAACAATGGAGTTGCATGAGCTTACTTTGCTGCTGACTTGCTTCCTGAAGGCATAATTGGCCAATTCCCCTTATTCTTTGCTGCTTACATTCACACGTGAATCTGGCGATGGGTCTTGGGAATGCGCAAATGAAGGCAGAGTGGTAAAGCAGAGTGTCTCCGGACCGGATTGGGATCGGGCCTTAGACTGTTGAAGAAAACTGGTGTATCTGAAAGGCCACCTACCAGACTGCCCTCcagtggaaattaaacttctttgcCAATTTGAAGTGAAAATATGATTACATACATTAGTCAGTTGTGGCAAGTCTTGCATTATCTTTAAATttagtttaatttattttttgttttacatttatgGTATTCCTATGTCTAGTTAACATATACTGAATTTGCTAGGCCTTACAAATACTTGTTGGTTCATTGGAAAACATGTTGCTTTCAAGTAAGTTTTCAAAAAACGTTCAAGTAAGGCAAAAAACAATATGTTAAATAATTCGATTTAAAGTGCTTCTTATTTTGATTGCAGTGTCTAAGTGCTTAACATCTAAGACATCACCACTTTAAATTCTGTATCATTATAGCTGCTTTCGGTAGCTCTTAAGTCTCGAGTTAACCAAATCATTCATTTAACTGAACAAGTGTCTATAATAATTAAATTCTTGTAAAGAAACTTCCGTTGCTATTTACACTGCAAGCTCTTTGCAACGTGGATTACACTAGCAGCTGCACGTAAACCGCGGCGGCGGCGAAATTGATTCTGGTTCAGAGTGGTAGTGGGTTTTTTTAAGACCGGAAATGAGGCGGAACCCGTTAGATATCCTGAACAGCAATTGGTCGGCGTGTGGAGGCGGTACCTGCCTCACTCACATGTCATTGGTCATTGTGAGTTAGGAGTGCAGGCGCAGTCTGAGCCGTAACCTAAGAGGGAGTGTAGGACTCGTGCAGTTCCTGCGTGAGACGAGAACCTGCGCATCCGTACAGCGAGCGGTTATTCAACTAGCTGAAGTGAGTGCTTTGGATTCTGCTTAGTAACCTTAGTTCATTGCAGtaatatgtatatttatgttCGGTGATATATGAACTTGGAGAAAAAACGAAAGGTtgctgggtgttttttttttaagggggCGGTGCAGTTAGATAAAAATTCAGACGGGATTTTGGGCCTTTAGGCCCAGCTATAGCGCGGGAAGCTGCACCACTTTATTAAATATGAATTTTTCCCCCCTGAAATGTTGATAACTTTGAATAGCACGAGAATCTGGGTGCGATGAGAAAATAAAGTCATGGCCTTATCTGAAGGTACAAGCTACAGATACAAGGTGTTGAGGCCCTAGGTGTAGCGTGGGTGGGCGGATATGAAGATTAAAGTAAGAGATTTGATGTTTTTAGATGCCGAATACGACAGAACTATAGCCCCTTGTAACCGTTTTGATAAATAGATTTGCAGAGATGCAAATGCTGTTAATTTGGCATTTTCTTTCGGGAATTTGTCCTTTTGAGCACGTTTCATGTAAAGCGGGGCATTGGCCTACATAGCCCGTCTATCTCGGTGTATTCGTGTGCTGCCTCTCGTAGTGTAATGgaaatatttttcaaaataaCGCTATTAATTATGAAGCTGGTAACCGGAAATGATCGAGTCGAATTGCCCATTTTAAGTTGGGCTTAAAAGAATCGCATTAAACATAATGCATGGACCAGAGCCCTGGGGCATTTTTACAGCGTAAAAGACGGATTTTTAAAACGCGATCTGTGTATAATATGTAATAGCCTTGTCACCAGCAGCTGTGCTGTGGACGACATATTCCCTTCTTCATAGTTTTACTGACGGgaaaagttttatttttaatttgtgtTTGGGGTATTTTGGTGCGATTAAATTTTATAACGGGCTGATTCCATATTGTCGTCATGGTGGTTATCCGCGTTTCCATATGGGTGTCGTGtgctgcaagccaaagaagcaTGCTGGGACCGTAGAGGTCAGTGGGCCTTACCGGCGGCACATGGTGTGGGAGCGGCGGCGGCTCCCGTCACCCGGTGGCCATATTGGGTTGAACCTTAGACGGATCTAGCGCTTGATTGGCGAATTTCCTATCTGTTATAAGAAGGGTGGATAAGCTTAAAGCATACGCCAGATTTCTCGGACAGTTTAAATAAAACCCTGTTTTTGAGAGACGGCGCTCTATTATATTTGTGCAAACGGCCTGTTTTTTTTGTACAGTATTCGCCCGGAAGTGGTTCGTTGTAGCCCCGTCATGCATAATACACGCCAAATACAGAAGCTCTAATTAAGGCATTTTTGGAGGCGGTTCTTGCTTGCCAATTTCTAGACAGCTGCCTCGTTTAATGAAACCGTAGCAGTTGGGTGATTAAAGACGTAATTGCAGTTAATGGAGTTATTTTAGAGAAATTGCTGCATTCTGATCTCTAATAGACATTCTGGTAATAAGTAATGTATTTACATTGGGGAATAGAATATAGTTTGCGCATGTCCTCGACCTTTTTCCAAGGTACAATAATTTACATGCTTTGCTGTATATACTTGTCAAAATGTGGAACCACTTATTTGTTTTAAGTAAAACGAATAGATCTCCCTATAGTTAAATTTACTGTTAAAATTatttagatttgtttttttgAATAGTCACCAGATGAAGATAGGGGGTGAAATGGCAACTGAGtgcgtttattattattattattattatttattgttgttgttgttgttattgttattattattattattatttattatttattattattataagtaGAACATGTTTTGTGAAATGCATGGGGTTACATGGGCTGTGATCTTCAAAAAAGGAATTTGGAATATTTGTTGTATCTTTCCAGAAGGTGACAAAATGGATATGAACAGCAGCAGCGAGTGCTTTGGTTGTGGCCGCTCTGGTCATTGGGTCAAGAACTGTCCCAATGGAGGCCGAGGCCGTGGAAGGGGCCGTGGGCGTGCCAAAGGTAGGAGACACCAAGCCATATGTGGGAGAACAGGAGTGGGTGGCTGGGAATGGGTTTAAAGGGCAGATGGGATAGTTTTCATGTGTCATTCTGTTAAGAACCTTTGACCCCCGTTTCTCACTGTCTCCACCCAGATCTTTTCTGCTATCGCTGTGGTGATCAAGGTCATATTGCCAGAGACTGTGAACAGACCGAGGATGGTGAGGATGTTTGTTTTGGCAGGAACTGCATTTTTGAAAGTAtggaaaatgcatgcattaataTGTCAAGCAGATAGACTTGTTTAAATATGGATAATTGAATGGAGGTTAGTGGTGTAAATCATTGGTCGATTAAAATTGTGACAACGATTGTGTGCTTTAGAAATCTTTAATTTTGTCACGATTCAGTTTGATTAAATGGGTTATTCGGACTTTTCTCTTAActtcactgaaaaaaaaatatattacagtgggaactgaaatacacaattTAATGCAATACAAAAATTTATGCAATTTTTAGTTTAAAATTAGACAGGGagattgtcagtgtttgttccCTGTATGCTAAACTGTACATAAAAGGAAAAACCTCGTAAAAGAGGTGATACCTGATTTGAGGGCGGGGTAAGCTTTGAGCCGCAGATTAGCAGAATGTTATATCTGTTttcgtttagtttttttttcttggaaaaAGGAGATTGAGCTGTGGGCCgtgtttaataatgaattataaaagtCACTGGCCGGTACATGAATGATCTGACAGAATCCCTTCTCTTCCACTGTGGAAAATCACAATTCTGAATATTGGTAAAATTTGAGTTTTGACTTAGATCCATGCATCAGACAGGTGTTAATATCTTGGTTTTTAATAATACGAACATGTTAACTAAAGAATCGTCCATCTCTACGTCTCTGCCTTCATTAGTCGGCCACTCAGAAGAATGATGGGAATTTTAAACTACTAACATTCTTCCAAAAGTTCCAGGTTATGCTGTAAAAATCAAAAATTTAATGAAACTTTCTGTTGACTCGCAAACATAAATAAGTTTGATTAAATAACAAACATATTTGAGGCATACTTTTTTTTGTAGGATCCCACTAGTCGTTTTGGTTCTCCTGCTCCGGCATACGTCAATTTCAGCACGTTTCCTCAttcaaaatgaaagtttgtcctgcactacACTGTTGCCATGGGTCCCACTGGAATGCTAATCTCTACTCTAAAGCTAAAAGGAATTATTTCTTAGCTAGGTAGTTAACTATTTCAGAGTCCTGTCCATTGCTGCTATAGCTAGCAAAATACCTCATTTTTGCCCTATGAAAGGGAGGCATTTCCCAGAAGCACTGTAGTGCACATATCTTAACCATTAAAGAGTCTTCTGAGCTACAAAACAGCCATGAGTTTCTCAAAAGTGTCAGCGAAAAGATTATCGGGTAGCGCTTCCGTTATGAATATTAATGGTCATTCCCCTGCTGTCCTACATTTCGGGAAGTCGCTATTGCAGTTTTGTGCATCTGCTTGTAGCATGTGAACGTATGGGCTTGTAACATGAAATAGGAATATCTTTATATCCCCCAAAAATTGATTCAGGTCGATGCATTGAGTCGGTACCTTAATCGAATGGTCGTGATGCATTGGTGCATCTTCACACCCCTAATTGGAGGGGCTTGCTTTGCCATTGAtggttttatttacttatttcctTCAGCCTGCTACAACTGCCACCAAAGTGGTCACATCTCCAGGGACTGCAAGGAGCCCAAGCGAGAAAGGGAACAGTGCTGCTACAACTGCGGCAAGGCAGGCCACGTGGCACGTGACTGCGACCATGCCACCGAGCAGAAGTGCTACTCCTGTGGTGGGTTCGGGCACATCCAGAAGCTCTGTGAAAAAGTCAAGTGTTACAGGTGGGTGTTGCTGGACTCTGCTGCTTTCAGAATGTTTGTGATACGTCTTTCTTTGGAGCTCTTAGTATAGTTGTTTTAAAGTAAGGTGAATTTTTGGCTTATAATGTATGTGCACAATTACTCAGGTATAAAGTCTTAATGGATTGTAACCTGTAATTAGTGCTTCACTTAAATTTGTACATTCCTGGACTAAATCAC
This genomic stretch from Brienomyrus brachyistius isolate T26 chromosome 6, BBRACH_0.4, whole genome shotgun sequence harbors:
- the cnbpa gene encoding CCHC-type zinc finger, nucleic acid binding protein a, which gives rise to MDMNSSSECFGCGRSGHWVKNCPNGGRGRGRGRGRAKDLFCYRCGDQGHIARDCEQTEDACYNCHQSGHISRDCKEPKREREQCCYNCGKAGHVARDCDHATEQKCYSCGGFGHIQKLCEKVKCYRCGEIGHVAVQCSKASEVNCYNCGKTGHLAKECTIEATA